Proteins encoded in a region of the Mycolicibacterium duvalii genome:
- a CDS encoding DNA repair helicase XPB, whose protein sequence is MTDGPLIVQSDKTVLLEVDHEQAQAARAAIAPFAELERAPEHIHTYRITPLALWNARAAGHDAEQVVDALVTFSRYAVPQPLLVDIVDTMARYGRLQLVKHPAHGLTLVSLDRAVLEEVLRNKKIAPMLGARLDDDTVIVHNSERGRVKQMLLKIGWPAEDLAGYVDGEAHPIDLAQDGWHLRDYQQMAADSFWEGGSGVVVLPCGAGKTLVGAAAMAKAGATTLILVTNTVAGRQWKRELVARTSLTEEEIGEYSGERKEIRPVTIATYQVITRRTKGEYKHLELFDSRDWGLIIYDEVHLLPAPVFRMTADLQSRRRLGLTATLIREDGREGDVFSLIGPKRYDAPWKDIEAQGWIAPAECVEVRVTMTDNERMLYATAGPDERYKLCATAHTKIAVVKSILARHPDEPTLVIGAYLDQLDELGAELDAPVIQGSTKTAEREALFDAFRRGEIRTLVVSKVANFSIDLPEASVAVQVSGTFGSRQEEAQRLGRLLRPKADGGGAVFYSVVSRDSLDAEYAAHRQRFLAEQGYGYVIKDADDLLGPAI, encoded by the coding sequence GTGACCGACGGACCGCTGATCGTCCAATCCGATAAGACCGTGCTGCTGGAAGTCGACCACGAGCAAGCCCAGGCAGCCCGTGCGGCGATCGCGCCGTTCGCGGAGCTGGAGCGCGCGCCCGAGCACATCCACACCTACCGCATCACCCCGCTGGCGTTGTGGAACGCGCGGGCCGCCGGTCACGACGCCGAACAGGTCGTCGACGCGCTGGTGACGTTCTCGCGCTACGCAGTGCCCCAGCCGCTGCTCGTCGACATCGTCGACACGATGGCGCGCTACGGGCGGCTGCAGCTGGTGAAGCACCCGGCGCACGGCTTGACTCTGGTCAGCCTCGACCGGGCAGTGCTCGAAGAGGTGCTACGCAACAAGAAGATCGCGCCGATGCTCGGGGCTCGCCTCGATGACGACACCGTGATCGTGCACAACAGTGAACGCGGCCGGGTCAAGCAGATGCTCCTCAAGATCGGCTGGCCCGCCGAGGACCTGGCCGGCTACGTCGACGGTGAAGCCCATCCCATCGATCTGGCGCAGGACGGGTGGCATCTACGCGACTACCAGCAGATGGCCGCCGACTCGTTCTGGGAAGGCGGTTCCGGGGTTGTCGTGCTGCCGTGCGGAGCCGGCAAGACTCTGGTCGGCGCCGCAGCGATGGCCAAAGCCGGTGCGACGACGCTGATCCTGGTGACCAACACGGTGGCCGGGCGGCAGTGGAAGCGCGAGCTGGTCGCGCGGACGTCGCTGACCGAGGAGGAGATCGGCGAGTACTCCGGCGAGCGCAAGGAGATTCGTCCGGTCACCATCGCCACCTACCAGGTGATCACCCGCCGCACCAAAGGCGAATACAAGCATCTCGAGTTGTTCGACAGCCGCGACTGGGGGTTGATCATCTACGACGAGGTGCATCTGTTGCCGGCGCCGGTGTTTCGGATGACAGCGGATCTGCAGTCGCGGCGACGACTCGGCCTGACGGCGACCTTGATCCGTGAGGACGGACGCGAAGGCGACGTCTTCTCGTTGATCGGCCCCAAGCGCTACGACGCGCCGTGGAAGGACATCGAGGCCCAGGGCTGGATCGCGCCGGCCGAGTGCGTCGAAGTCCGGGTGACGATGACCGATAACGAGCGCATGCTTTACGCCACCGCCGGGCCTGACGAGCGCTACAAGCTGTGCGCGACCGCACACACCAAAATCGCGGTGGTGAAATCGATCCTGGCGCGCCACCCCGACGAGCCGACGCTGGTGATCGGCGCCTACCTCGACCAGCTCGACGAGCTCGGCGCCGAGCTCGACGCCCCGGTGATCCAGGGATCGACGAAAACCGCTGAGCGCGAGGCGTTGTTCGATGCGTTCCGGCGCGGCGAGATCCGCACGCTGGTGGTGTCCAAGGTCGCCAACTTCTCCATCGATCTACCTGAAGCCAGTGTGGCGGTGCAGGTCTCGGGAACCTTTGGCTCCCGCCAGGAGGAGGCGCAGCGGCTGGGCAGACTTCTGCGCCCCAAAGCCGACGGCGGCGGCGCGGTGTTTTATTCCGTCGTATCCCGCGACAGCCTCGACGCCGAGTACGCCGCCCACCGCCAGCGCTTCCTGGCCGAGCAGGGCTACGGCTACGTGATCAAGGACGCCGACGACCTGCTGGGGCCGGCGATCTGA
- a CDS encoding helicase-associated domain-containing protein yields MSAKTPGVPLGAWLADLDDERLIRLLRLRPDLTQPPPGTIAALAARAAARQSVRAATDDLDFLHLAVLDALLTLGADAGAVPTAALTERLGERAAGADVDGAISALQDRALVWGARDGLRVVAEAAGCLPWYPGQATYETGASSADAVRASLDDLDEACRDLLDKLLDGSPIGRTRDALPDAPPDRPVQRLLAAGLLRRLDQDTVILPRLVGQILRDDAPGPVSLTRPDPTRSQTSARDVDAVAAGAALDLMREVEMIVEILGATPVPELRSGGLGVREVKRLTKLTGIEERRLGLILEIAAGAGLIASGVPEPDPTDSGASQWAPTVAADRFVESTTAAKWHLLVSTWLHLPSRPSLVGTRSPEDKPYAALSDSLFSTAAPLDRRLLLDVLAELPAGAGVDADSASEALVWHRPRWSARLQPGPVADLLTEAHAVGAVGRGAVAGPVRVLLDVGDDEAVVAAMAQTLPAPIDHFLLQADLTVIVPGPLERELAEELATVATVESAGAAMVYRIDEGSVRRALDCGKTAGELHALFTRHSKTPVPQALTYMIDDVARRHGQLRVGMAASFVRCEDPALLAQAVAAPATESVELRMLAPTVAVSQAGIAEVLNALRAAGFAPAAEDSTGAIVDLRSRGARVPAPGRRRGYRQHTPPTDQTLGAIVAVLRKVAAAPSSGLRLDPAVAITELQIAAQHQESVVIGYVDPAGVATQRVVAPINVRGGQLTAYDPASGRVREFAIHRVTSVVSADPG; encoded by the coding sequence ATGAGTGCGAAGACTCCAGGCGTGCCGTTGGGCGCCTGGTTGGCCGATCTGGACGATGAGCGGCTGATCCGGCTGCTGCGACTTCGGCCCGACCTCACCCAGCCGCCGCCAGGCACGATCGCCGCGCTGGCCGCCCGCGCCGCGGCGCGGCAGTCGGTCCGGGCCGCCACCGATGACCTGGATTTTCTGCACCTTGCTGTTCTCGATGCGCTGTTGACGCTGGGGGCGGACGCCGGCGCGGTCCCGACCGCCGCGCTGACCGAACGTCTCGGCGAGCGTGCCGCCGGCGCCGACGTGGACGGTGCGATCTCGGCGCTGCAGGACCGCGCCCTGGTCTGGGGCGCCCGCGACGGGCTGCGCGTCGTCGCCGAGGCCGCCGGGTGCCTGCCGTGGTATCCCGGCCAGGCCACTTACGAAACGGGTGCTTCATCTGCCGATGCCGTTCGCGCCTCCCTCGACGACCTGGACGAGGCCTGCCGCGACCTGCTCGACAAGCTGCTCGACGGCTCCCCGATCGGCCGCACCCGGGACGCGCTGCCCGATGCCCCGCCTGACCGCCCGGTGCAGCGGCTGCTGGCGGCCGGGCTGCTTCGTCGACTCGATCAGGACACGGTCATCCTGCCGCGACTGGTCGGCCAGATTCTGCGCGACGACGCGCCCGGCCCGGTCAGCCTGACCCGGCCGGACCCGACTCGTTCGCAGACCTCGGCCCGTGATGTGGACGCCGTGGCCGCCGGTGCCGCGCTGGACCTGATGCGCGAAGTCGAGATGATCGTCGAAATCCTGGGCGCGACACCGGTTCCCGAACTGCGCAGCGGGGGCCTGGGCGTTCGGGAGGTCAAGCGGCTGACCAAACTCACCGGTATCGAGGAGCGCCGACTGGGGCTGATCCTCGAGATCGCCGCGGGAGCGGGGCTGATCGCCTCCGGCGTTCCGGAGCCCGACCCGACCGACAGCGGAGCCAGCCAGTGGGCGCCGACGGTGGCCGCCGACCGTTTCGTCGAGTCGACGACCGCGGCCAAGTGGCATCTACTCGTCTCGACGTGGCTGCATCTGCCCAGCCGGCCCAGCCTGGTCGGTACCCGCAGCCCCGAGGACAAACCGTATGCCGCGCTGTCGGATTCGTTGTTCTCGACCGCAGCGCCGCTGGACCGTCGACTGCTGCTCGACGTGCTGGCCGAGCTGCCCGCGGGTGCCGGCGTCGACGCGGACAGCGCGTCGGAGGCGCTGGTGTGGCACCGCCCGCGGTGGTCGGCGCGACTGCAGCCCGGGCCGGTGGCCGATCTGCTGACCGAAGCGCACGCGGTCGGCGCGGTGGGCCGCGGCGCGGTGGCCGGCCCGGTGCGGGTGCTGCTCGACGTCGGCGACGACGAGGCCGTCGTGGCCGCCATGGCGCAGACGCTCCCGGCGCCGATCGACCACTTCCTGTTACAGGCCGACCTGACCGTGATCGTTCCCGGCCCGCTCGAACGTGAGTTGGCCGAGGAGCTGGCCACGGTGGCGACCGTCGAATCCGCCGGTGCAGCCATGGTGTATCGCATCGACGAAGGGTCCGTGCGCCGCGCGCTGGACTGCGGCAAGACCGCCGGCGAACTGCACGCGCTGTTCACCAGGCATTCGAAAACCCCGGTACCCCAGGCCCTGACGTACATGATCGATGACGTCGCCCGCCGCCATGGACAGCTGCGGGTCGGGATGGCGGCTTCGTTCGTCCGGTGCGAGGACCCCGCGCTGCTGGCCCAGGCCGTCGCCGCGCCGGCGACCGAGTCGGTCGAACTGCGGATGCTCGCGCCTACCGTGGCGGTCTCCCAAGCCGGTATCGCAGAGGTGCTGAATGCGTTGCGGGCCGCCGGGTTCGCGCCGGCCGCCGAGGATTCCACCGGTGCCATCGTCGACCTGCGCTCACGCGGCGCCCGGGTGCCGGCGCCGGGGCGCCGGCGCGGCTACCGGCAGCACACGCCGCCCACCGATCAGACGTTGGGCGCGATCGTGGCGGTGCTGCGCAAGGTCGCCGCTGCGCCGTCGTCGGGCCTGCGCCTGGATCCCGCGGTGGCGATCACCGAGTTGCAGATCGCCGCGCAACACCAGGAGTCGGTGGTGATCGGCTACGTCGACCCCGCCGGGGTCGCCACCCAGCGCGTGGTCGCCCCGATCAACGTGCGCGGAGGACAGCTCACCGCCTACGACCCGGCCTCGGGTCGAGTGCGCGAGTTCGCCATCCACCGCGTCACGTCGGTGGTCTCCGCCGATCCCGGTTGA
- the moaC gene encoding cyclic pyranopterin monophosphate synthase MoaC, with product MVDVTAKDATKRVAVAAGMLRTRPDVVQLITENGLPKGDALATARIAGIMAAKRTSELIPLCHPLAITGVDIDFVVAAGDDPGAVGITASVRTTDRTGVEMEALTAVSVAALTLYDMIKAVDRAARIGDIEVVRKEGGKTGTWVRDA from the coding sequence ATGGTCGACGTCACCGCCAAGGACGCCACCAAACGCGTCGCGGTTGCCGCGGGCATGCTGCGCACCCGACCCGACGTTGTGCAGCTGATCACCGAAAACGGGCTGCCCAAAGGCGACGCGCTGGCCACTGCCCGCATCGCAGGCATCATGGCCGCCAAACGCACCAGCGAGTTGATTCCGCTGTGCCACCCACTGGCCATCACTGGCGTCGACATCGATTTCGTCGTCGCGGCGGGCGACGATCCCGGCGCCGTCGGCATCACGGCGTCCGTGCGCACGACCGACCGCACCGGCGTCGAGATGGAGGCCTTGACCGCCGTCAGCGTCGCTGCGCTGACCCTCTACGACATGATCAAAGCCGTCGATCGGGCCGCGCGGATCGGCGACATCGAAGTGGTGCGCAAAGAGGGCGGGAAGACCGGCACCTGGGTCCGGGACGCATGA
- a CDS encoding MogA/MoaB family molybdenum cofactor biosynthesis protein yields the protein MTRSGAVVIASTRASAGIYEDRCGPVIVDWLHARNITTGPPVVVADGDGVAYALRDALAAAPDVVITSGGTGISPTDATPQVTAALLDYELPGLADAIRRAGLPHVPTSVLSRGVCGVAGRTLIVNLPGSLGGVRDGLSVLADVLDHALDQLHGEDHPR from the coding sequence ATGACCCGGTCCGGGGCCGTCGTCATCGCATCGACCCGCGCGTCGGCCGGGATCTATGAGGACCGGTGCGGCCCGGTGATCGTCGACTGGCTCCACGCCCGGAACATCACGACCGGACCCCCGGTCGTCGTCGCCGACGGCGACGGTGTCGCATACGCGTTGCGCGACGCGCTCGCTGCGGCTCCGGACGTCGTCATCACCTCGGGCGGGACCGGAATCTCGCCCACCGACGCCACCCCTCAGGTCACCGCGGCGCTGCTCGACTACGAGCTCCCCGGCCTCGCCGACGCAATCCGGCGCGCCGGTCTTCCGCACGTGCCGACGTCGGTGCTGTCGCGGGGAGTGTGCGGGGTCGCCGGCCGCACCCTGATCGTGAACCTGCCCGGCTCCCTCGGTGGTGTCCGCGACGGGCTGTCGGTGCTGGCCGATGTCCTCGACCATGCCCTCGATCAACTCCACGGCGAGGACCATCCGCGATGA
- a CDS encoding molybdenum cofactor biosynthesis protein MoaE has protein sequence MSTVVRAALTEEPIHTADHEALVGHDAAGAVVTFAGVVRDHDGGRGVLRLEYSAHPTAAQTLAEVAAEVAAESSGVRAIAVSHRIGELHIGDAALVASVAADHRGAAFATCARLVDAVKERLPVWKHQFFVDGTDEWVNSA, from the coding sequence ATGAGCACCGTCGTGCGCGCTGCGCTGACCGAAGAGCCGATCCACACCGCGGATCACGAAGCGTTGGTCGGCCACGACGCGGCCGGTGCCGTGGTGACTTTCGCCGGGGTGGTGCGTGACCACGACGGCGGGCGCGGCGTGCTCCGACTCGAGTACTCGGCGCACCCGACGGCGGCGCAGACGCTGGCGGAGGTGGCCGCCGAGGTCGCCGCCGAGTCCAGTGGCGTGCGCGCCATCGCGGTCAGCCACCGCATCGGCGAATTGCACATCGGCGACGCCGCTCTGGTGGCGTCAGTGGCTGCTGATCACCGTGGCGCGGCGTTCGCCACGTGCGCCCGACTTGTCGATGCCGTCAAGGAACGGCTCCCGGTGTGGAAGCACCAGTTCTTCGTCGACGGCACCGACGAGTGGGTCAACTCCGCGTGA
- a CDS encoding transglycosylase family protein: protein MSGRHRKPAPSSVNVAKIAFTGAVISGSGLALAGTAGAATDGEWDQVARCESGGNWAINTGNGYHGGLQFAPGTWSGHGGGEFAPAAHLATKEEQIAVAERVLASQGKGAWPSCGGPLSAATPRNVVDEEPAPVHPLGLDGALPAPPADLLAPPPPPPAPIDPLAAPAPVDAPLPPPPPAPEVAPPPAAPLDAPLPPPPAPDMAPAPIDPLAPPPAAPLDAPLPPPPAPDMAPAPIDPLAPPPAAPLDAPLPPPPADPNVVTIADWDSVQGPAPVGQPQLWSVQSGDVPLQPAPGAPALPPPPAPQAAPAPADPLAPLAAVDVPAAAFDVANQAITGDIPLPEGVPHLASPENLPPGTTIDPAQVAGESANVTYLREIWHAIQTQEISGRDALLALTQRPLTTPEPGGVPPNPPAPVAPPAPVLPPA from the coding sequence ATGAGTGGACGGCATCGCAAGCCCGCCCCTTCGTCTGTCAACGTCGCCAAGATCGCCTTCACCGGCGCTGTGATCTCCGGCAGCGGCCTGGCCCTGGCCGGTACCGCCGGCGCGGCCACCGACGGTGAATGGGATCAGGTGGCCCGCTGCGAGTCAGGCGGGAACTGGGCGATCAACACCGGCAACGGCTACCACGGCGGCCTGCAGTTTGCGCCGGGAACCTGGTCCGGCCACGGTGGCGGCGAGTTCGCCCCGGCAGCGCACCTGGCTACCAAGGAAGAACAGATCGCCGTTGCGGAGCGCGTGCTGGCTTCGCAGGGCAAGGGCGCATGGCCGTCGTGCGGCGGGCCGCTCTCCGCCGCCACGCCGCGCAATGTCGTCGACGAGGAGCCGGCTCCGGTCCACCCGCTGGGACTCGACGGTGCGCTGCCTGCGCCGCCGGCCGACCTACTGGCTCCGCCGCCTCCGCCGCCCGCCCCGATCGACCCGCTGGCCGCCCCGGCGCCGGTCGACGCGCCGCTGCCCCCGCCGCCGCCCGCGCCCGAGGTGGCGCCGCCCCCGGCCGCACCGCTCGACGCGCCGCTGCCCCCGCCGCCGGCCCCCGACATGGCACCGGCACCGATCGACCCGCTCGCGCCACCCCCGGCCGCACCGCTCGATGCGCCGCTGCCCCCGCCGCCGGCCCCCGACATGGCACCGGCACCGATCGACCCGCTCGCGCCACCCCCGGCCGCACCGCTCGACGCACCGCTGCCCCCGCCGCCGGCCGATCCGAACGTCGTGACGATCGCCGACTGGGACTCCGTGCAGGGACCCGCCCCGGTCGGTCAGCCACAGCTGTGGTCCGTGCAGTCCGGCGATGTGCCGCTGCAGCCGGCCCCGGGCGCTCCTGCCTTGCCGCCTCCGCCGGCGCCGCAAGCCGCCCCGGCCCCCGCGGATCCCCTGGCTCCGCTGGCTGCCGTCGACGTGCCGGCCGCCGCGTTCGACGTCGCCAACCAGGCGATCACCGGTGACATCCCGCTGCCGGAGGGTGTGCCGCACCTGGCCAGCCCCGAGAATCTTCCGCCAGGCACCACCATCGACCCGGCACAGGTGGCGGGCGAGAGCGCCAACGTGACCTACCTGCGGGAGATCTGGCACGCCATCCAGACCCAGGAGATCTCGGGGAGGGATGCGCTGCTCGCCCTCACCCAGCGTCCGCTGACCACCCCGGAACCGGGCGGCGTGCCACCGAACCCACCGGCACCCGTGGCTCCCCCGGCCCCGGTGTTGCCACCGGCCTGA
- a CDS encoding MoaD/ThiS family protein, protein MRSEVSVLVTVRYFAAARAAAGTESEHVQVDSGSTMADLVAQLSARDERLGTVLRRCSYLLDGVAVRAMSTELAAGQTVDVLPPFAGG, encoded by the coding sequence ATGCGGTCCGAGGTCTCGGTCCTGGTCACCGTGCGCTACTTCGCCGCAGCCCGCGCGGCAGCCGGCACCGAGAGCGAGCATGTCCAGGTGGATTCCGGCAGCACCATGGCCGACCTGGTCGCTCAGTTGAGCGCACGCGACGAACGGTTGGGCACGGTGCTGCGGCGGTGCTCCTATCTGCTCGACGGCGTCGCGGTTCGGGCGATGTCGACCGAGCTCGCCGCGGGCCAGACCGTCGACGTTCTGCCTCCGTTCGCGGGCGGCTGA
- the moaA gene encoding GTP 3',8-cyclase MoaA: MTVVSLGVPSVHRPVGPAPADGPLVDTFGRVATDLRVSLTDLCNLRCTYCMPAEGLDWMPSDQKLHAGELMRLLRLAVTRLGITSVRFTGGEPLVVPHLEELVAATAALRPRPEITLTTNGVGLARRAATLREAGLDRINVSLDTVDAARFAAITRRDRLDDVLAGLRAAKDAGLHPVKVNAVLDPVSGRADAVELLRFCLEHGYQLRIIEQMPLDAGHSWQRDRVLDAAEILTALRRHFTLQPDPQPRGSAPAQLWQVVEGTRVLGRVGIIASVSQAFCASCDRSRLTADGQVRNCLFARDETDLRALLRSGADDAALEAAWRQAMWSKAAGHGINDPDFVQPTRPMSAIGG; this comes from the coding sequence GTGACCGTCGTCTCGCTGGGAGTGCCCTCGGTACACCGACCGGTCGGTCCCGCCCCGGCCGACGGGCCGCTGGTCGACACCTTCGGCCGGGTGGCCACCGATCTGCGGGTCTCGCTGACCGACCTGTGCAATCTGCGGTGTACCTACTGCATGCCGGCCGAAGGTTTGGACTGGATGCCGTCCGACCAGAAGTTGCACGCTGGCGAACTGATGCGGCTGCTGCGCCTCGCGGTCACCCGGCTGGGTATCACGAGTGTGCGTTTCACCGGCGGCGAGCCGCTCGTGGTGCCGCACCTCGAGGAACTGGTCGCCGCGACCGCTGCGTTGCGCCCGCGGCCCGAGATCACGCTGACCACCAACGGTGTGGGCCTGGCAAGGCGGGCCGCCACGCTCAGGGAGGCCGGGCTGGACCGGATCAACGTCTCGTTGGACACGGTCGACGCGGCGCGGTTCGCGGCCATCACGCGCCGGGATCGACTCGATGACGTGCTGGCCGGGTTGCGTGCGGCCAAGGACGCCGGCCTGCACCCAGTGAAGGTCAACGCGGTCCTCGACCCGGTCTCCGGACGCGCGGACGCCGTGGAATTGCTGCGCTTCTGCCTGGAACACGGCTACCAGTTGCGCATCATCGAACAGATGCCGCTGGACGCGGGCCATTCGTGGCAGCGCGACCGCGTGCTGGACGCCGCGGAGATCCTGACTGCTCTGCGCCGGCATTTCACGCTGCAGCCCGATCCGCAGCCGCGGGGCTCGGCGCCCGCCCAGCTGTGGCAGGTCGTCGAGGGCACGAGGGTGCTCGGCCGAGTCGGCATCATCGCGTCGGTGTCCCAGGCGTTCTGCGCATCATGTGACCGCAGCCGGCTCACCGCTGACGGACAGGTGCGTAACTGCCTGTTCGCACGCGACGAGACCGATCTGCGCGCGCTGCTGCGGTCCGGCGCCGACGATGCGGCGCTCGAGGCCGCGTGGCGGCAGGCGATGTGGAGCAAGGCCGCGGGACACGGGATCAACGACCCCGATTTCGTCCAGCCCACTCGGCCCATGAGCGCGATCGGCGGTTGA